The sequence TCAACTGTAGGTGAAAATTTGTTCTTCTTAACATTATTTATTTCAGATATCGAGTTAAGCATAATTTGGTTAACCTCTGTCAAAGAATTACTATGTAGTGCTGGAGAGCTGAAGGGGAGACGAAATAAGCTACAATATAGATTCAATAAGCTTCATGGCTCTTAAACCTTGTTGATAATGCTTCCACTTATTACGATTAATTCTCATTAATTGTGTGACTAAATCAATACAGCTATCCTTGAAATGTACCCATGTTTGACCATATAAGCCGATATAAAAACTACTGTGTCTCCGTTGAGAACGACTCCTTTCTTTAATCCGAGCTATATATTTTTGGATTCCTTTGCGTTTAATAAGTTGACCATTAATTGTTGCAGAGGTGTAAGCGATCGCTATCAACAAAACTAGAGAAATAAAACGTTCACCTTGAACATTAGTGTTTTCTAAGTTATAGCCACCTGTTTTGAAATCTCTAAACATTTCTTCAATATCAAATCGCTTTTTGTAAGCAGCAATTGCTGACTCTAGGGTGTCAAAATTTGTTAAAATAAACCATGCTTCTTTGGGTGCTACTCCGTTAATTTTACGTTGCCACTTACCAGCCACATTAAAACTGATAAAACCCTGAGTCTTTGTTACCTTAACTCCCTTGATAAAAAAAGATACTCCAGGAGTTAATCCTAAACTGCTTAACTCCATAAACATATCTTGTTTAATTTCTACAAATTCATTCTTTTTCAATCGCAAACAAAAATATACATCCTTGCTCTGAAGGTACTTTGCTAGTTTTACCGAGCAAAATTCTCTATCCCCCAACACACAGATTTTATAATCTTTCAATATTGCTATAACTGGCGATAATATTTTCTGCTGTTCCGTGAGATTACTACTACCTAATTTGGGCAGCAAACTAAAATATATTGGTATGGCTCTTTTATCCCAAATCACGCTGACCATTAATAAGTTTATCCGACTCCAATTAGTCCTATCAATTGCTATATAAATAATTTTTTCATTCTGGAAGTAGTTTGCTATTAGTTCTTGAATAATTGGCAACCAAACTTTTTCAATTGTGAGATTTGGTAATGATAAAAATCTTTGTATTCTTTTTCTTCTGCTTTCAAATTTAATTCCCAAAGGTAGCGCATTCGCTAATTTTTCTAAAGTTACTTCTTTGATTGACTGCAACAGATGTATCAAAATTTTTAGCAACAGATATTCTGCTAAACTCAATTGACTTTTTAAGTGCTTTTGGTACAATATAGCTAACATTATCATTAAGTAGGTCTTATTGACAAAACTAGACCTACCTTTTTCTATCACAAAACGCTACCCATCTTATACACCAAGCTTTTTAGGCTGTTTCGTCTCCCCTCCAGTGAGAAAAGAATAACTTAAATAGTTTTATCGAGGAAATTCTTTCAGTTTTTTATTTTCTTGTATTAATATTTAAAATTTAGAAAATCAAAAATAACATTAGTGCATAGATAAATGAAATCAAGATGAAATTGTTGTACTTAATTAGTCATAAATAACAACTACATCCTTAGAGGATGTTTTAAAAGTGGGGGGGTATTGTAAGAAAGCTCACAAGGCTTATGCTGAGATTTGTAGAAAACAGCACCTTATGAGCGAATGACTAAAGCATACCGTAGCAATTTGACTTGGGAACAGTGGGAATTAATTGCAGACCTGTTGCCAGAAGCAAAGCCGGGTGGTCGTCCCCGAAAATTAACCTTATTTGCAGTAGTGAATGCGATTCTCTATGTACTGTGTGAAGGGTGTACATGGCGAGGTCTACCAGGAGATTTTCCTGCATGGTCAACAGTTTATGGTTATTTTTGGAGATGGAGCCTAGATGGTACGTGGTTAAAGATTCACGATCAACTTTACCAGTGGGTGCGGGTAGACGCAGGACGTGAACCTAGTCCCTCAGAAGCGGCAGTTGATAGCCAATCAGTAGAAACAGCAACGATGATATCTATTGATGTTGGTTACGACGCAGGTAAAAAAATTCATGGGCGTAAACGCCATTTAAGTGTAGATTTACTGGGTCTAGTTTTACGCGTTTTGGTGACATCTGCAAGTCTTCCAGAACGCGAAGGAGCGAAAAAAGTTCTCCAACGAGTTCACGATACTGGTCATCAGGTAAAACGGTTGAATACTATTTGGATGGATGGGGGATATCGAGGCGAAGAATTTATGCGCTGGGTGATGGATATGTTTCGGTGGATTGTCGAAATGGTTCTTAGACCTTTGGAGAAAAAGGGTTTTGTCCATTTACCAAAACGTTGGGTTGTTGAGCGCACTTTTGGCTGGCTTAATTGGTGTCGGCGCTTGAGCAAAGATTATGAAAGGCTACCCCAAACTTCGGAGACTTTTATCTATATTGCCATGATTCGTATTATGGTTCGACGACTGGCATGATTTTTGACTGGTTTTTACTTTTAAAACATCCTCTTGAAACTGGATAGATTAATTACCAAGAATGTCAACGGTATTAGCATTCAAATTTATGCCAGTCTCATCGCTTATCTGATTTTACAACTTGTTTCTATTCCCAAAGAATGGGGTGAAAAGATGTTAGATAAATTTCGCTATTTACAAGCTTGTATGTGTCAACAAATCAGTTATGTCCATTGGATGGAAGATATTATGAAATGTTGACATTTTCCCCTTGACAATACTACTCTATCTCAGTATGTAAAGTTTTGTAACGACATTCAACATTTCTGCAACAAACCATAAAATTAAACTCTTGCAATACTACCCTTACTTCAAAGCTTTGTTGTGCTGAAATTCCAAGAAATGTTGGCAATAAAACTGAATGGCATATTAGTATCAATTTATAATACTGATTGACTCTCAAAAACTGCTTTTGATACCTTGCCATCCTCTATAACTGACATAGTACGCTTAGGTAGCAAGAACTTACCAAACTTAGCATACAAAGCAGGCAAAACTACTAAAGTTAACGCCGTAGAGGTAAACAATCCACCCAACACAACTATCGACAATGGTTGTAAAATTTCTTTTCCAGGACCACTCTCAACTACCAGAGGCGCTAATCCTAAAGCAGAGGTAAAAGCTGTCATCAAAATTGCATTCAGACGTTCCATTGACCCTTTAATAAGAACATCTTTAAGTGGTATACCTTCAGCAAACTTGGTGTTGTAATTATCCACAAGTAACAAACCATTGCGAGTAGCAACTCCAAATAGAGTGATAAAGCCAACTAAAGAGGCAATTGAAATAACGCCGCCAGACAAAGCTACTGAAAATACTCCCCCCACCAACGCCAAAGGCAAGTTAATCATAATCATGGCGGTGGAAGGAATAGATTTGACAGAAAGGTACATAATTACTGTAATTGCAACAAAGGCGATCGCACTCGAAATTAAGATATTCTGAGTTGCTCTTTCTTCTGCCTCAAATTGTCCTGCATACTGAATATAGTAACCAGCAGGGATTTGCACTTGTTGCTTAACTTTTTCCCTAATTTCATTGACAATGGAACGCAAGTCTCTACCATTAGCGTTAGCAGAAACAACAATCAAGCGGGATACATTCTCTCTATTTATAGTATTAGGGCCAGTACCATTTTCAATTGCA is a genomic window of Fortiea contorta PCC 7126 containing:
- a CDS encoding IS4 family transposase, with the translated sequence MLAILYQKHLKSQLSLAEYLLLKILIHLLQSIKEVTLEKLANALPLGIKFESRRKRIQRFLSLPNLTIEKVWLPIIQELIANYFQNEKIIYIAIDRTNWSRINLLMVSVIWDKRAIPIYFSLLPKLGSSNLTEQQKILSPVIAILKDYKICVLGDREFCSVKLAKYLQSKDVYFCLRLKKNEFVEIKQDMFMELSSLGLTPGVSFFIKGVKVTKTQGFISFNVAGKWQRKINGVAPKEAWFILTNFDTLESAIAAYKKRFDIEEMFRDFKTGGYNLENTNVQGERFISLVLLIAIAYTSATINGQLIKRKGIQKYIARIKERSRSQRRHSSFYIGLYGQTWVHFKDSCIDLVTQLMRINRNKWKHYQQGLRAMKLIESIL
- a CDS encoding IS5 family transposase, encoding MTKAYRSNLTWEQWELIADLLPEAKPGGRPRKLTLFAVVNAILYVLCEGCTWRGLPGDFPAWSTVYGYFWRWSLDGTWLKIHDQLYQWVRVDAGREPSPSEAAVDSQSVETATMISIDVGYDAGKKIHGRKRHLSVDLLGLVLRVLVTSASLPEREGAKKVLQRVHDTGHQVKRLNTIWMDGGYRGEEFMRWVMDMFRWIVEMVLRPLEKKGFVHLPKRWVVERTFGWLNWCRRLSKDYERLPQTSETFIYIAMIRIMVRRLA